GAGACCCCGCTCTGCAAACTCGATCAAACGATCCTTCGCCAGGTCTTCGGATCAATCGATTCCGAACCGTCGCAGCCTTCCAACAACCAGGATGCGAGCAGTCGGCAGACTCAAAAAGTTTTTTCCGACACCGCCGATTGGGTGCTCGATTTGGGCTGCGGAACCGGACGAGCCGCCACCGAATTGTCGCGACAGGGCCGCAACGTGCTGGCGATTGACCTGTCTCAATCGATGTTACATCACGTCACCGAGCGAGCGAAGCAAGCGAGAGCGGAATCAACCGACCAGAGAACGGGAGCGATCGTTCCCCTGCGAGCCAACTTGGTCCAACTCGATTGCTTGGCGGACAATTCCGCGGCGGGTGCGGTTTGCTTGTTCAGTACCTTGGGCATGATCCAAGGCAGAGAGAATCGCCGGGCCGTCCTGCGTCATGCTTCACGCATCGTCCGGCCAGGAGGCAAGCTCCTCCTGCACGTCCACAACCGCTACGCCTCGCTGGCCCAATCCGGTGGGATGCGTTTGCTCGCGAAAAGCTTCCTGCAGTCGCTTACATCGAAGCAACGAGATTTTGGCGACGCCACGTACGCCTACCGAGGCCTCCCCGACATGTTCCTGCACCGCTACTCACGCCGAGAACTCAT
The sequence above is a segment of the Rhodopirellula bahusiensis genome. Coding sequences within it:
- a CDS encoding class I SAM-dependent methyltransferase, which codes for MTDPRPEKPASPTESPHRDHRESSARIEQSQWRRPAGVAAGTWRYVQQGSIASHYDDFVAETPLCKLDQTILRQVFGSIDSEPSQPSNNQDASSRQTQKVFSDTADWVLDLGCGTGRAATELSRQGRNVLAIDLSQSMLHHVTERAKQARAESTDQRTGAIVPLRANLVQLDCLADNSAAGAVCLFSTLGMIQGRENRRAVLRHASRIVRPGGKLLLHVHNRYASLAQSGGMRLLAKSFLQSLTSKQRDFGDATYAYRGLPDMFLHRYSRRELIADLKNSGWQINHIHRLSLDGSQTIEESAANKLRIAGGYLLEAQPPQPIGVGKSG